The following DNA comes from Bradyrhizobium manausense.
TGTCGCCGCTCCAGCGCTCCTCCTCGATCTGGACCACGGGAATGCTGGCCGCCGCGCGGCCGAGCCCGCTCTTGAGCCGGCGCACCGCCTCTTCGCGGCCGAGGCGATGCGGAATGGAAACGACTAGCGGTGCTGACATGGCCCTGCCCTGCGGTGACTGATCTTCACATAGTCATGCCGGACGAACCGACAAAGGTTCCATGCAAGTTGGCCGTGCAACCGGTGTTTCATCGTCGGAACTTTAAAACATGCGGCAAGTTGCCTTCGCACAACGGGACAGGTTGCAACGACCCTTTCAACAAAGGGCTGGAGGAGATTCGCATGTCTATCGGTACGATCATTCTGATCATTTTGGTCATCGCGCTGCTCGGCGGCTTCAGTGGCATTGGCGGCGGGCCGTTCTACGGCACAGGCTATTACGGCGGCGGCGGCCTCGGGCTCGTCATCATCATTCTGGTGATCCTGCTGCTGATGGGACGGATCTAGCTGCGAGTACGACGTAAGGTGGGCAAAGGCGCGCTTGCGCCGTGCCCACCTTTCCTCTCTGACGAACGAAGAT
Coding sequences within:
- a CDS encoding DUF3309 family protein; translated protein: MSIGTIILIILVIALLGGFSGIGGGPFYGTGYYGGGGLGLVIIILVILLLMGRI